In one window of Qipengyuania gaetbuli DNA:
- the thrB gene encoding homoserine kinase gives MAVYTHLGAEELARLIAEYDVGQLVSAKGIAEGVSNSNWLVETTQGRFILTMYERRIDTGDLPFFLGLLDHLAERDCPVPATIHDRSGGIYRLIDGKAVALIEFLPGVSPNAPTPAQARAVGAALAEVHLAAREFPLDRTDGLAPRNTLAILERCSSALASIDADLPRALEKGREVVAAWPDDLPRSVIHSDLFPDNVLMLGEQVTGMIDFYFACNGSMAYDLAVTHAAWCFDKRGERFDPAIGQALVEGYCDVRPLGDAERAALPLLAQGACLRFVASRAEDWLDTPADALVTRKDPMDFVRRWDFYVENGARVFA, from the coding sequence TTGGCGGTCTACACCCATCTCGGTGCGGAAGAGCTTGCCCGGCTGATCGCCGAATACGATGTCGGCCAGCTGGTGTCCGCCAAGGGCATCGCGGAAGGCGTCTCCAATTCGAACTGGCTGGTCGAGACGACGCAGGGCCGGTTCATCCTGACCATGTACGAGCGGCGGATCGACACGGGCGACCTGCCCTTCTTCCTCGGCCTGCTCGACCACCTTGCCGAACGCGATTGCCCGGTGCCGGCAACGATCCATGATCGCAGCGGCGGCATCTACCGGCTGATCGACGGCAAGGCTGTTGCGCTGATCGAATTCCTGCCGGGCGTTTCGCCCAATGCTCCGACGCCGGCGCAGGCCCGCGCGGTCGGCGCCGCCCTTGCCGAAGTGCATCTCGCCGCGCGCGAATTCCCGCTCGACCGGACCGACGGCCTCGCACCCCGCAATACTCTGGCAATTCTGGAGCGGTGCAGCAGCGCGCTCGCCTCCATCGATGCCGACCTTCCGCGCGCTCTCGAAAAGGGCCGCGAGGTAGTGGCTGCATGGCCGGATGACTTGCCGCGATCGGTCATCCATTCCGATCTTTTCCCGGACAATGTCCTGATGCTGGGGGAGCAGGTGACGGGGATGATCGACTTCTATTTCGCCTGCAACGGGTCGATGGCCTACGACCTTGCCGTCACTCACGCTGCATGGTGCTTCGACAAGCGCGGCGAGCGGTTCGACCCGGCGATCGGACAGGCCTTGGTAGAAGGCTATTGCGATGTCCGGCCGCTGGGCGATGCCGAACGGGCGGCCCTGCCGCTGCTGGCGCAAGGGGCCTGCCTGCGTTTCGTTGCCAGCCGGGCCGAAGACTGGCTCGACACCCCGGCCGACGCGCTGGTGACGCGCAAGGATCCGATGGATTTCGTGCGGCGGTGGGATTTCTACGTCGAAAACGGCGCGCGGGTCTTCGCCTGA
- the ispH gene encoding 4-hydroxy-3-methylbut-2-enyl diphosphate reductase, which produces MNAPFPSTAAGNDPRLPLKLLIAAPRGFCAGVDRAIEIVERALQKYGAPVYVRHEIVHNRYVVDSLKAKGAIFVEELDEVPDDAPVVFSAHGVPKSVPAEAERRKLLYVDATCPLVSKVHRQAERQIEKGQHILFIGHAGHPEVIGTMGQVPEGQITLVETVEDVADLPFTQNDDLSFLSQTTLSVDDTREIIEALQDRYPQIVAPKAEDICYATSNRQAAVKEIAGGCDLVLVIGAPNSSNSLRLVEVAERMGTDSRLIQRAEDIQPEWLEGVATLGLTAGASAPEKLVREVVDRLSDWRQVSEEIITTAEENMVFKLPRQLTE; this is translated from the coding sequence ATGAACGCCCCCTTTCCATCCACCGCTGCGGGCAACGACCCCCGGCTGCCCCTGAAGCTGCTGATTGCAGCGCCCCGCGGTTTCTGCGCCGGCGTCGACCGTGCGATCGAGATCGTGGAACGTGCGCTCCAAAAGTATGGTGCGCCAGTCTATGTGCGGCACGAAATCGTCCACAACCGCTATGTGGTCGATTCCCTGAAGGCCAAGGGCGCGATTTTCGTCGAGGAACTGGACGAGGTGCCCGACGATGCACCGGTCGTCTTTTCCGCGCATGGCGTGCCGAAATCGGTCCCGGCCGAGGCCGAGCGGCGCAAGCTCCTTTATGTCGATGCCACCTGCCCGCTGGTGAGCAAGGTGCACCGCCAGGCCGAACGCCAGATCGAAAAGGGGCAGCACATCCTCTTTATCGGCCATGCCGGCCACCCCGAGGTGATCGGCACCATGGGGCAGGTCCCCGAAGGCCAGATCACCTTGGTCGAAACGGTCGAGGATGTCGCCGACCTGCCCTTCACGCAGAATGACGACCTCTCCTTCCTCAGCCAGACCACGCTGTCGGTCGACGACACGCGCGAAATCATCGAGGCGCTTCAGGACCGCTATCCGCAGATCGTCGCGCCCAAGGCGGAAGACATCTGTTACGCCACCAGCAACCGGCAGGCGGCAGTGAAGGAAATCGCGGGCGGCTGCGATCTCGTCCTCGTAATCGGCGCGCCGAATTCGTCGAACTCGCTGCGCCTCGTAGAGGTTGCCGAGCGCATGGGCACCGATTCCCGCCTCATCCAGCGGGCCGAGGATATTCAGCCCGAATGGCTCGAAGGCGTCGCCACACTGGGCCTGACGGCAGGCGCCTCCGCACCGGAAAAGCTCGTGCGCGAAGTGGTCGACCGCCTGTCCGACTGGCGGCAGGTGAGCGAAGAGATCATCACCACCGCCGAGGAAAACATGGTGTTCAAGCTGCCCCGGCAGCTGACCGAATAG
- the argS gene encoding arginine--tRNA ligase, translated as MADMQTLHASFAAKIDAVLNALEMEGQLPSGTDRSNVTVEPPRDPSHGDLATNAAMVLAKQAKTNPRALAELIVDHLTREPDIVEASIAGPGFINLRLADTAWLRELSAIAAMGADYGRSAMGGGQKVNVEYVSANPTGPMHMGHCRGAVVGDALAGLLEFSGHEVIREYYVNDAGGQVDVLARSAHLRYREALGEDIGEIPEGLYPGEYLKPVGKTLAAEFGGKYAAAPEGEWLVLFRQKAVAAMMDMIRADLALLGINHDTFASEAELQAAGKPEDAEKWLREHGFVYDGVLEAPKGKAPPEDWEPVELPLFRSTRFGDDQDRPIKKSNGAWTYFGADLAYHLQKAEKADALIDIWGADHAGTVKRIKAAVAALSEGQGQPIPFDVKLVQMVNLMRDGEPVKMSKRSGTFVTLADVVEEVGKDVVRFTMLTRKPEAQMEFDFAKVVEASKDNPVFYLQYAHARIRSTLRKAGVEPSDAHLGRLGADELALVREAAQFPRIVEAAARAREPHRIAFFLGDLAAAFHSYWNAGNDDPAKRIIQEGDAELTGARLFVASQIGQVIRNGLGILGVEAVEEM; from the coding sequence ATGGCTGACATGCAGACACTCCACGCCTCTTTCGCGGCGAAAATCGACGCTGTTCTCAATGCTCTCGAGATGGAAGGACAGCTTCCGTCCGGGACCGACCGATCGAACGTAACGGTGGAACCGCCGCGCGATCCCTCGCATGGCGACCTTGCGACCAATGCCGCCATGGTGCTGGCCAAGCAGGCCAAGACCAATCCGCGCGCGCTTGCCGAACTGATCGTCGATCACCTCACGCGCGAACCCGATATCGTCGAGGCCAGCATTGCCGGACCGGGCTTCATCAACCTGCGCCTTGCCGACACGGCGTGGCTGCGCGAACTCTCGGCGATTGCCGCCATGGGCGCAGACTATGGCCGGTCCGCGATGGGCGGCGGCCAGAAGGTCAATGTCGAATACGTGTCGGCCAACCCGACCGGCCCGATGCACATGGGCCATTGCCGCGGCGCGGTGGTGGGCGACGCGCTAGCGGGCCTGCTCGAATTTTCCGGTCACGAGGTGATCCGCGAATATTACGTCAATGATGCAGGCGGACAGGTAGACGTGCTCGCCCGCTCGGCACACCTTCGCTACCGCGAGGCGCTTGGCGAAGACATCGGCGAAATCCCCGAAGGCCTCTACCCGGGCGAATATCTGAAGCCGGTCGGCAAGACCCTGGCTGCCGAATTCGGCGGCAAATACGCCGCCGCTCCGGAAGGGGAATGGCTGGTGCTGTTCCGCCAGAAGGCAGTCGCGGCGATGATGGACATGATCCGCGCCGATCTCGCGCTGCTGGGCATCAATCACGATACCTTCGCCTCCGAGGCCGAATTGCAGGCCGCCGGAAAGCCCGAAGATGCCGAAAAGTGGCTGCGCGAACACGGCTTCGTCTATGACGGCGTGCTCGAAGCGCCCAAGGGCAAGGCCCCGCCCGAAGATTGGGAGCCGGTCGAACTGCCGCTGTTCCGCTCGACCCGGTTCGGTGACGACCAGGACCGCCCGATCAAGAAATCGAACGGGGCCTGGACCTATTTCGGGGCCGACCTCGCCTATCACCTGCAGAAGGCGGAAAAGGCCGACGCGCTGATCGATATCTGGGGCGCTGACCATGCCGGTACGGTCAAGCGGATCAAGGCGGCCGTCGCCGCGCTTTCCGAAGGGCAGGGCCAGCCGATCCCCTTCGACGTGAAGCTGGTGCAGATGGTCAACCTGATGCGGGACGGCGAACCGGTAAAGATGTCCAAGCGTTCGGGCACCTTCGTGACGCTGGCCGACGTCGTCGAGGAAGTGGGCAAGGACGTGGTGCGTTTCACCATGCTGACCCGCAAGCCCGAAGCGCAGATGGAATTCGACTTCGCCAAGGTGGTCGAGGCCAGCAAGGACAACCCGGTCTTCTACCTCCAGTACGCCCATGCGCGTATCCGCTCGACCCTGCGCAAGGCCGGTGTCGAGCCGAGCGACGCGCATCTGGGTCGCCTCGGTGCGGACGAACTGGCGCTGGTGCGCGAAGCCGCGCAATTCCCGCGTATCGTCGAGGCCGCCGCGCGCGCCCGCGAACCTCACCGCATCGCATTTTTCCTCGGCGATCTCGCCGCCGCCTTCCACAGCTACTGGAATGCGGGTAACGATGATCCGGCAAAGCGCATCATCCAGGAGGGGGATGCCGAATTGACCGGAGCGCGGCTGTTCGTCGCCTCCCAGATCGGGCAGGTAATCCGCAACGGCCTCGGCATTCTCGGGGTCGAGGCGGTCGAGGAGATGTAG
- a CDS encoding SPOR domain-containing protein, translating to MAAGGYDQGADWDEGEDLELIDSDERLPWLEADEEEGEEGGFATSRIVLIGVLAVVLIGAILGGAWYFLGGAASEPPADGSLIAAPDEPYKSRPENPGGKTYAGTGDTSFAVGEGQTREGRLADKPGSAAAPSLATTLNAGDEPAAAPAPKPEPRSGVGVQVGAFPSREEAEAAWARLIRQTEALSGVSHRVVEAQVDIGKVYRLQAVAGDRGSANALCGRLKSDGLPCFVK from the coding sequence ATGGCCGCAGGCGGCTACGACCAGGGCGCAGACTGGGACGAGGGCGAAGATCTCGAGCTGATCGACAGCGACGAGCGCTTGCCGTGGCTGGAAGCCGACGAGGAAGAGGGCGAGGAAGGTGGCTTTGCGACCTCGCGCATCGTCCTCATTGGCGTGCTTGCCGTCGTCCTGATCGGTGCGATCCTCGGCGGCGCCTGGTACTTTCTCGGCGGCGCGGCCAGCGAACCGCCTGCCGACGGCAGCCTGATCGCCGCTCCCGACGAGCCCTACAAATCGCGGCCCGAAAACCCGGGCGGCAAGACCTATGCCGGCACGGGCGACACCAGCTTTGCCGTGGGCGAAGGGCAGACCCGCGAAGGCCGCCTGGCCGACAAGCCCGGCAGCGCCGCCGCGCCGTCGCTCGCCACCACGCTCAATGCCGGGGACGAGCCTGCCGCCGCGCCTGCCCCGAAGCCGGAACCGCGTTCGGGCGTCGGCGTCCAGGTCGGCGCATTCCCGAGCCGCGAGGAAGCGGAAGCTGCCTGGGCTCGCCTCATCCGCCAGACCGAGGCGCTGAGCGGGGTAAGCCACCGCGTCGTCGAGGCGCAGGTCGATATCGGCAAGGTCTACCGCCTCCAGGCCGTCGCGGGTGATCGCGGTTCGGCCAACGCGCTGTGCGGCCGGCTGAAGTCCGACGGCCTGCCCTGTTTCGTGAAATAG